The Paenibacillus sp. RUD330 genome has a segment encoding these proteins:
- a CDS encoding SprT family zinc-dependent metalloprotease — MDKHQIEYANRIIEFFIERKDVKNVNLNIKPDMTIMVSASEKVPLSFIYDFVKSKGGWIVKNVKTFEQVQPYKQSEREYVSGESYKYLGKQYRLRVEVTSEEERVKYYRGFIILMVKDPSNRARKVKLMDDWYHEKATRIFEESLEKQYLLVQKYGIQRPKIEQRVMKARWGSALIDSNTILLNSELIKAPKHCIDYVVLHELIHFQYNDHKDSFYNMLFSLMPDWGKRKAMLDEEIVREL, encoded by the coding sequence ATGGATAAGCATCAGATTGAGTATGCCAATCGAATAATCGAATTTTTCATTGAACGTAAAGATGTAAAGAATGTGAACCTAAACATTAAACCTGACATGACGATTATGGTATCTGCTTCGGAGAAAGTACCGCTCAGTTTTATTTACGATTTCGTCAAGAGTAAAGGCGGCTGGATCGTCAAAAATGTGAAGACCTTCGAACAGGTCCAGCCATATAAACAAAGTGAACGGGAATATGTCAGCGGCGAATCGTACAAATACTTAGGCAAGCAATACCGATTACGAGTCGAGGTAACATCCGAAGAAGAACGAGTTAAGTATTATAGGGGTTTCATTATCTTGATGGTTAAAGATCCGAGTAATCGTGCTCGAAAGGTTAAGTTGATGGATGATTGGTATCATGAGAAGGCAACAAGGATATTTGAAGAATCATTAGAAAAACAGTACCTATTGGTGCAAAAGTATGGAATACAAAGACCAAAGATTGAACAACGTGTAATGAAGGCTCGATGGGGTTCGGCTCTTATCGATTCGAATACGATTCTGCTTAACTCTGAGTTGATCAAAGCACCGAAACATTGTATTGATTATGTTGTTTTACATGAGTTAATTCATTTTCAATATAATGATCATAAGGATAGCTTCTATAATATGCTTTTTTCGTTGATGCCTGATTGGGGAAAACGGAAGGCGATGCTGGATGAAGAAATAGTTAGAGAACTGTAA
- a CDS encoding type I restriction endonuclease subunit R — protein sequence MERPNSYDEQYISQQPALELLHRLDYKPLTPEQAESMRGGFYNVLLKTVLEDQLKEFNSYEYKGVTYKFSQNNIQQAMRDLDEPLTDGLVKTNEKIFETLMLGRSYTEFLPDGSKKSFTIQYIDWENFENNVFHVVEEFAVERMDGRGTVRPDIVLFVNGIPFAVIECKKASISMEQGISQMIRNQGKDYAPQLFKYVQIVMSTNKNETKYATCNTPKKFWSVWKEEKEEWLQALLDETVDGRLPTMQDKNIISLFHPERLIELTDFFTLFDKDVKKVTRYQQYFAIKEIIKTIQERDENGNRQSGVIWHTQGSGKSLTMVMLAKYILSEMNEYNPKVVVVTDRVELDKQIFKTFKHTRLKASRATSGSHLVELINDNNADIVTTLVHKFDTASAKQKPVESRDIFILVDESHRTQYGEFHIKMKKVFPNACYLGFTGTPLMKKEKNTMIKFGKLIHTYTIADGVRDKAIVPLLYEGKMVDQTVNQKAIDTRLEMITRNLNDKQKDEVMKKWSQFERIASSNQRISMIAFDINQHFLDNYKTQGSQFKAMLATNSKIEAIRYLEAFEEFGDLTCAVVISPPDQREGHEVVDEVSRDKVLNFWNRMMNKYGDDESYEDAIKEDFIEGDEIELLIVVDKLLTGFDAPRATVLYIDKPMKEHTLLQAIARVNRLYEGKDYGFIIDYRGLLNRLDQALELYSGSGLENFDPKDLQGAIYDVISIIGSLRQYYSDLLQIFAPIKNKQDTEEYEVWLEDEERRQEFYGVLSKFGQNLGIALESEKVYNALPAEELKKYKRDLKFYQELRKAVKLRYSDSIDHKEYEAKMQNLMDHYISAEEVIRITNPVDILNEKAFEEELERLESKRAKADAIRTRLTKSINTRWDENPAYYKKFSERIKEAIDAYKQQRISEAEYLQRMNDLKKEYQQGEPVEAYPDSIKKNSNAQAFYGVAKDIMQEQKMSDELLAELALQMEDIIRSYTKVDWYDNMEVHNRIAQKLDDLIFDFTKEHKVSLGFEQVDKIIEQIKTVALRRY from the coding sequence GTGGAACGACCAAATAGTTATGACGAGCAATACATCAGCCAACAGCCTGCACTTGAGTTGTTACATCGCTTAGATTATAAGCCTCTAACTCCAGAGCAAGCCGAGTCTATGCGTGGCGGTTTCTATAACGTTTTGTTGAAAACGGTATTGGAAGACCAGCTAAAAGAGTTCAACTCTTATGAGTACAAAGGTGTGACATATAAGTTCAGTCAGAACAATATTCAGCAAGCTATGCGGGATCTTGACGAGCCATTAACAGATGGACTGGTCAAAACCAATGAAAAGATCTTCGAGACATTGATGCTGGGACGGAGCTATACGGAATTTTTGCCCGATGGCTCAAAGAAATCATTTACAATCCAATATATTGATTGGGAGAACTTCGAGAATAATGTTTTCCATGTAGTTGAAGAGTTCGCAGTAGAGCGTATGGACGGGCGTGGGACGGTACGTCCTGATATTGTGTTGTTTGTAAATGGGATTCCATTTGCAGTTATTGAATGCAAGAAGGCATCGATTTCCATGGAGCAAGGTATTAGCCAGATGATTCGTAATCAGGGGAAAGACTACGCTCCTCAGCTCTTTAAGTACGTGCAGATCGTCATGTCAACGAACAAAAATGAAACCAAGTATGCAACATGCAACACGCCAAAAAAGTTCTGGTCAGTGTGGAAAGAAGAAAAGGAAGAATGGTTGCAGGCGTTATTGGATGAAACAGTTGATGGTCGTTTGCCGACGATGCAGGATAAGAATATCATTTCGCTTTTTCATCCAGAACGATTAATAGAGCTAACTGATTTCTTTACCCTGTTTGATAAAGATGTTAAGAAGGTTACTCGTTACCAGCAGTATTTTGCAATCAAGGAGATCATCAAGACTATTCAAGAACGTGATGAAAACGGAAATCGTCAGTCTGGGGTTATTTGGCATACGCAAGGCTCAGGCAAAAGTTTAACGATGGTGATGCTGGCGAAATATATCCTTTCTGAAATGAATGAGTATAATCCGAAAGTAGTTGTTGTTACGGATCGGGTGGAGCTGGATAAACAAATATTTAAGACATTTAAGCACACCAGGTTGAAGGCGAGCAGGGCAACATCAGGCTCACATTTGGTAGAACTTATCAATGACAATAATGCGGATATTGTAACGACATTGGTACACAAGTTTGATACCGCTTCGGCAAAGCAAAAGCCTGTTGAATCTAGGGATATTTTTATCTTGGTTGATGAATCCCATCGTACACAGTATGGTGAGTTTCACATCAAAATGAAAAAAGTGTTCCCGAACGCATGTTATCTGGGTTTCACGGGTACGCCGCTGATGAAGAAAGAAAAGAACACCATGATTAAGTTCGGCAAGTTGATACATACATACACGATTGCAGACGGCGTAAGAGATAAGGCGATTGTTCCTCTTTTATATGAAGGAAAGATGGTTGATCAGACCGTCAATCAGAAGGCAATTGATACCCGCTTAGAGATGATCACACGCAACTTAAATGACAAGCAAAAAGATGAGGTCATGAAAAAGTGGAGTCAGTTCGAACGAATTGCATCGTCTAATCAACGGATCAGCATGATTGCCTTTGATATTAACCAACACTTTTTGGACAACTATAAAACGCAGGGTAGCCAATTCAAAGCCATGCTTGCGACGAATAGCAAGATCGAAGCGATCCGCTATTTGGAGGCATTCGAGGAGTTTGGCGATCTTACCTGTGCGGTTGTTATTTCACCTCCTGATCAACGAGAAGGGCATGAGGTTGTTGATGAGGTATCAAGAGATAAGGTACTCAATTTTTGGAATCGAATGATGAATAAGTACGGTGACGATGAATCATACGAAGATGCTATAAAAGAGGATTTCATCGAAGGCGATGAGATTGAGCTGTTAATTGTCGTTGATAAGCTTCTTACAGGTTTTGATGCACCAAGAGCAACTGTTTTATATATCGATAAACCAATGAAGGAACATACGTTACTGCAAGCAATCGCTAGAGTCAATCGTTTGTATGAAGGCAAGGATTATGGATTTATTATTGATTATCGAGGTCTGCTGAACCGACTCGATCAAGCGTTAGAATTATATTCAGGTTCAGGGCTGGAGAACTTCGATCCAAAGGATTTGCAGGGGGCTATTTACGATGTGATCAGTATCATTGGATCACTGCGGCAATATTACTCCGACTTACTTCAAATTTTCGCTCCAATCAAGAACAAACAGGATACGGAAGAATATGAAGTGTGGTTGGAAGATGAAGAGCGTAGGCAAGAGTTCTATGGAGTCCTCTCGAAGTTTGGTCAAAACCTTGGTATTGCGTTGGAGTCCGAGAAAGTCTATAACGCACTGCCAGCAGAAGAGCTAAAGAAATATAAGAGAGACTTGAAGTTTTATCAAGAGCTTAGAAAGGCAGTCAAGCTACGGTATTCGGATTCCATTGATCATAAAGAATACGAAGCAAAAATGCAAAATCTAATGGATCATTACATTTCGGCAGAAGAAGTCATTCGTATCACGAATCCTGTGGATATTCTCAATGAAAAAGCATTTGAAGAGGAATTGGAACGGTTAGAATCAAAACGTGCCAAAGCAGATGCAATTCGGACACGTCTTACGAAGAGTATTAATACAAGGTGGGATGAGAACCCTGCCTACTACAAAAAGTTTTCGGAACGGATCAAGGAAGCTATTGATGCTTATAAGCAACAGCGCATTTCGGAAGCTGAGTATTTACAGCGAATGAATGATCTGAAGAAGGAGTATCAGCAAGGTGAACCTGTTGAAGCGTACCCTGACAGCATCAAGAAAAATTCTAATGCACAGGCCTTCTATGGAGTAGCTAAAGATATTATGCAAGAACAGAAGATGAGTGATGAGTTGTTAGCTGAATTAGCCTTGCAAATGGAAGACATCATTCGCTCCTATACCAAGGTAGATTGGTATGACAACATGGAAGTTCACAATCGAATTGCCCAGAAGTTAGATGATCTCATTTTTGATTTTACAAAAGAACATAAAGTTAGCCTGGGATTCGAGCAAGTAGATAAGATTATCGAACAAATAAAAACAGTAGCATTACGTCGTTATTAA